The following are encoded in a window of Salinibacter ruber DSM 13855 genomic DNA:
- a CDS encoding DUF4249 family protein, producing MRQLVPSFRPFCAPGAAAILAAILILGGCDPSVSVLNPSDQYRFSLFGTLNVAADTQVIRVDPLGDTSRVGSQKALAATVRLENVETGTQVTLADSFETIGEGSARFHNLKTTHPIRPDTRYRVSVRVEGTPVTTATTTTPARPPTLRHEPTSTDDKPFLLPCLTRDRELVESANTFTLRASAVESLAAVQVLYPIEGAFSLVDHYNDAEYRETDDLYRISVYYGADIRVGTPGGDRCTFRSQFVRPHARVAVTAGGPDWPDWRGVSINDIARPDTFTNVEGGHGFVGGVYSDTIQIPIRQRE from the coding sequence ATGCGACAGCTCGTCCCTTCATTCCGGCCGTTTTGTGCACCCGGGGCCGCGGCCATCCTCGCGGCCATCCTCATACTGGGAGGGTGCGATCCCTCCGTGTCGGTTCTGAACCCCTCCGATCAGTATCGGTTCTCGCTGTTCGGCACCCTGAATGTGGCGGCCGACACGCAGGTGATTCGCGTAGACCCGCTGGGGGACACGAGCCGGGTGGGCAGCCAGAAAGCCCTCGCCGCAACCGTCCGCCTTGAGAATGTGGAGACCGGAACGCAGGTGACGCTCGCCGACTCCTTCGAGACCATCGGCGAAGGATCCGCCCGCTTTCACAACCTCAAGACGACTCATCCCATCCGCCCCGATACGCGATACCGCGTGTCGGTACGTGTGGAGGGGACGCCCGTAACGACGGCGACCACGACGACGCCGGCCCGCCCGCCCACCCTCCGGCACGAGCCCACTTCGACGGACGACAAGCCGTTTCTCCTCCCGTGCCTCACGAGAGACCGCGAGCTCGTGGAGTCGGCGAATACGTTCACGCTTCGGGCCAGCGCCGTTGAGTCGCTTGCGGCCGTCCAGGTGCTCTACCCGATTGAGGGAGCATTCAGCCTGGTGGACCACTACAACGATGCCGAGTACAGAGAAACCGATGACCTGTACCGGATCTCCGTGTATTACGGGGCGGACATCCGGGTCGGAACGCCTGGAGGAGACAGGTGCACTTTTCGGTCTCAGTTTGTCCGGCCGCACGCGCGGGTGGCCGTAACTGCGGGCGGGCCGGACTGGCCGGATTGGCGGGGCGTGTCGATCAACGACATTGCCCGTCCGGACACCTTTACGAACGTGGAGGGGGGGCACGGCTTCGTGGGCGGGGTCTACTCGGATACGATTCAGATCCCGATCCGGCAGCGGGAGTAG
- a CDS encoding TonB-dependent receptor, with protein MLVYFGSVGPAPALAQPDAEEAVLRGFVRNEAGGRPLEGANVVVRRMSGAIEAAGAAAGRGFYQLSRIPPGRYRLQISFVGYRSYRDTLRLAPGARRTLSVELAVAPRQMEEVTVEGGQGVEDAEAGLRKIQPADVENIPTPGPGSDLASYLRSLPEVATTGDRGGRLYIRGGTPSQNLVLVDGTPIYKPFHIIGFYSAFPGRLVSSTNFHAGGFGAEHTGRISSVMDVQLRPGNTKQYQGSVGTGPFLASAHVEGPLQRGRKSFLVHARHSLIEQAGPSLLGQDAPYKFYDVTAKVHTQGASSQCSFTGVRTYDRGRIDPDTDASFRWDNTSVGGECLLFSAQSAQTLHLSFGTTHFNNRVRSPDGTVRTAGTWKVRTKFDLTQPAPWDGELRWGGTVQVDDYGFGLDEPFLGFTSEDEFLLSASLYGDLEWKVDESLMVNPSVGAQSLFEWGSVSVDPRVQVAYQPWTERSATLTAALGVYQQIPTTVTDERDVGSTFRAWTPSPFENRPLRADHALLGWEQQLLSDVRLSVEGWYRRFQDLPVPRWTPLVRFNTNLVRADGTGYGVDLSLRYDRDPLRIDVTYGYGQVEYRASRDQLGAWVGDSVLEYSPPHDRRHKVSIVTSLDAGWGTASVRWQYGSGRPFTQVYGYDTLLEVRGLRDTPSDAVGVPRALFDRPYRARLPSYHRLDVSLGRSFDLGPDLGLSAEAGAMNAYNRSNVFYIDLFTLDRVDQLPIIPYLSLQVDIQ; from the coding sequence ATGCTCGTGTATTTCGGTTCGGTGGGGCCGGCGCCCGCGTTGGCGCAGCCCGATGCGGAGGAGGCCGTCCTCCGTGGATTCGTGCGGAACGAGGCCGGGGGACGGCCCCTGGAAGGGGCAAACGTAGTCGTGCGTCGAATGTCGGGGGCGATTGAGGCGGCCGGGGCCGCCGCCGGTCGCGGGTTTTACCAGCTTTCGCGGATCCCCCCGGGCCGCTATCGCCTCCAGATTAGTTTTGTCGGCTACCGGTCCTACCGCGATACGCTTCGGCTTGCTCCGGGGGCCCGTCGGACGCTCTCGGTGGAGCTGGCGGTGGCGCCCCGCCAGATGGAAGAGGTGACGGTTGAAGGGGGACAAGGGGTTGAGGACGCCGAGGCAGGGCTCCGCAAGATCCAGCCCGCCGACGTGGAGAACATTCCCACTCCGGGGCCGGGAAGCGATCTTGCCTCTTACTTGCGGTCTCTCCCTGAGGTGGCGACGACCGGGGATCGGGGCGGGCGCCTGTACATTCGGGGCGGGACCCCGTCTCAGAATCTCGTCCTGGTGGACGGCACGCCGATCTACAAGCCGTTTCACATCATTGGATTCTACTCGGCCTTTCCGGGCCGGCTCGTGTCGAGCACCAACTTTCATGCGGGGGGGTTTGGGGCGGAGCACACCGGGCGCATCTCGTCCGTTATGGACGTGCAACTCCGTCCGGGAAACACGAAGCAGTATCAGGGCAGTGTGGGCACCGGTCCGTTTTTGGCCTCGGCGCACGTGGAGGGCCCCCTGCAACGCGGTCGAAAGTCTTTCCTGGTGCACGCCCGGCATTCCCTCATCGAGCAGGCGGGGCCTTCCCTCCTGGGCCAGGACGCGCCCTACAAGTTCTACGACGTAACCGCAAAGGTGCACACCCAGGGCGCCTCCAGCCAGTGCTCGTTTACCGGCGTGCGCACCTACGACCGAGGACGCATTGATCCCGACACGGACGCCTCCTTCCGTTGGGACAATACCTCCGTTGGGGGCGAATGCCTCCTGTTTAGTGCCCAGTCGGCCCAGACGCTGCACCTGAGTTTTGGCACGACGCACTTCAACAATCGCGTGCGATCGCCCGACGGGACGGTTCGGACCGCGGGGACGTGGAAGGTCCGGACGAAATTTGACCTCACGCAACCGGCCCCCTGGGACGGTGAACTGCGGTGGGGCGGGACGGTGCAGGTGGACGACTACGGGTTCGGATTGGACGAGCCGTTCTTGGGGTTCACCAGCGAGGACGAATTTCTGCTCAGTGCATCCTTGTATGGGGACCTTGAATGGAAGGTCGACGAGTCGCTCATGGTCAACCCGAGTGTCGGGGCCCAGTCGCTTTTCGAGTGGGGAAGCGTGTCCGTTGACCCCCGCGTGCAGGTGGCGTACCAACCGTGGACGGAGCGGTCGGCGACGCTCACCGCGGCCCTTGGGGTCTATCAGCAGATCCCGACCACCGTGACCGACGAGCGAGATGTGGGCTCCACGTTTCGCGCCTGGACCCCCAGCCCGTTCGAGAATCGTCCCCTCCGGGCCGACCATGCCCTCCTCGGATGGGAGCAGCAGCTCCTGTCCGACGTCCGCCTCTCGGTCGAAGGGTGGTACCGGCGATTCCAGGATCTCCCCGTGCCGCGGTGGACGCCCCTCGTCCGATTCAACACCAACCTGGTCCGGGCGGACGGCACCGGGTACGGGGTGGATCTGTCCCTGCGGTACGACCGGGACCCGCTCCGGATCGACGTGACATACGGGTACGGGCAGGTCGAGTACCGGGCCTCCCGGGACCAGCTCGGGGCATGGGTCGGCGACTCCGTGCTGGAATACTCGCCCCCGCACGACCGGCGGCACAAGGTGAGCATTGTCACGTCCCTGGATGCGGGCTGGGGCACGGCCTCCGTGCGGTGGCAGTACGGGTCCGGACGCCCGTTCACGCAGGTGTACGGATACGACACGCTGCTCGAAGTGCGGGGGCTTCGGGATACGCCTTCCGACGCTGTGGGGGTGCCCCGGGCCCTCTTCGATCGGCCGTACCGGGCACGCCTGCCAAGCTACCACCGGCTCGACGTCTCGCTGGGGCGCTCGTTCGACCTGGGCCCGGACTTGGGCCTGTCGGCCGAAGCAGGGGCCATGAACGCGTACAACCGGTCCAACGTGTTCTACATTGACCTCTTTACGCTCGACCGAGTCGACCAGCTTCCCATTATCCCGTACCTGTCCCTCCAGGTCGACATCCAGTAA
- the fmt gene encoding methionyl-tRNA formyltransferase: protein MRVVFMGTPEFAVPSLTALVDAGYPPVAVATGPDRPRGRGQEVTPTPVKETAQAAGIDRILQPEDVTDPSFAAAVAELEPDVIAVVAYKILPPEVFAAASEGAFNLHGALLPKYRGAAPINHAVMAGESTTGVTTFFLEPSVDTGDIILQKEMSIGPNETAGEVHDRMAELGAEAVVETVRQIDAGTVETRPQDDEKATPAPKIHDEDGEIPWDASAEAVHNHVRGLSPYPGAWTLHDDTRLKIYRTRRAEGTGAPGTVLDADGRLLVACGTGAVEVVVLQQPGRQRLDAADFLNGYALSEGDRLGE from the coding sequence ATGAGAGTCGTTTTTATGGGCACGCCGGAGTTTGCGGTGCCCTCGCTCACTGCCCTCGTCGACGCCGGGTACCCCCCTGTGGCCGTCGCCACCGGGCCGGATCGTCCGCGGGGGCGCGGGCAGGAGGTCACGCCGACCCCCGTCAAGGAGACGGCGCAGGCGGCGGGCATCGACCGCATCCTCCAGCCGGAGGACGTGACGGACCCGTCGTTCGCCGCGGCCGTGGCGGAGCTGGAGCCCGACGTCATCGCGGTGGTGGCCTACAAGATCCTCCCGCCCGAGGTCTTTGCGGCTGCGAGCGAGGGGGCCTTCAACCTGCACGGGGCGCTGTTGCCCAAGTATCGCGGGGCCGCGCCCATCAACCACGCCGTCATGGCGGGCGAGAGCACGACGGGCGTCACCACGTTCTTCCTGGAGCCGTCCGTCGACACCGGCGACATCATCCTGCAGAAGGAGATGTCGATCGGCCCTAACGAGACGGCCGGCGAGGTGCACGACCGGATGGCCGAGCTCGGGGCCGAGGCGGTGGTGGAGACGGTCCGGCAGATCGACGCCGGCACCGTCGAGACGCGCCCCCAGGACGACGAGAAAGCGACCCCGGCCCCTAAGATCCACGATGAAGACGGCGAGATCCCGTGGGACGCGTCGGCCGAGGCGGTGCACAACCACGTCCGCGGGTTGTCGCCCTATCCCGGGGCGTGGACGCTGCACGACGACACGCGCCTGAAGATATACCGCACGCGGCGGGCGGAGGGCACGGGGGCGCCCGGCACGGTGCTCGACGCCGATGGGCGCCTGCTCGTGGCCTGCGGCACCGGGGCCGTGGAGGTAGTCGTCCTGCAGCAGCCCGGGCGACAGCGCCTCGACGCCGCCGACTTCCTCAACGGCTACGCCCTTTCCGAGGGCGACCGCCTCGGCGAGTAG
- a CDS encoding AAA family ATPase: MSEHNLAELEDRIASESAFVDDLLDEIGRVVVGQRYMIERLLIGLLADGHVLLEGVPGLAKTLTVRTLSDAIGTDFQRIQFTPDLLPADLLGTQIYNQKTGAFSIKKGPIFTNVILADEINRSPAKVQSALLESMQERQVTIGEETFPLDDLFLVLATQNPIEQEGTYPLPEAQVDRFMLKIDVTYPTGDEELEIMRRMARTDESASVDAVASPGQILQARTVINDLYIDERVEQYIVNLVLASRDPGAYGLGELEPLLEYGASPRASINLNLAARAHAFLRHRAYVTPEDVRAVAQDVMQHRLVITYEAEAEQVAAADLVDRILSSVEVP, translated from the coding sequence ATGTCCGAGCACAACCTCGCTGAGCTTGAAGACCGCATCGCGTCCGAGAGCGCGTTCGTGGATGACCTGCTGGACGAGATCGGCCGGGTGGTCGTGGGGCAGCGGTACATGATCGAACGCCTCCTGATTGGCCTCCTGGCCGACGGGCACGTGCTGCTGGAGGGCGTCCCCGGCCTCGCGAAGACCCTTACCGTGCGCACCCTCTCCGACGCCATCGGGACGGACTTTCAGCGCATCCAGTTTACGCCGGACCTGCTCCCCGCCGACCTCCTCGGCACGCAGATCTACAACCAGAAGACCGGCGCCTTCTCCATCAAAAAGGGGCCGATTTTTACCAACGTCATCCTGGCCGACGAGATCAACCGCTCGCCCGCCAAGGTGCAGAGCGCGCTTCTGGAAAGCATGCAGGAGCGCCAGGTGACGATCGGCGAGGAGACGTTTCCGCTCGACGACCTCTTTCTGGTGCTGGCCACCCAGAACCCGATCGAGCAGGAGGGCACCTACCCGCTGCCCGAGGCGCAGGTGGACCGGTTCATGCTCAAGATCGACGTGACGTACCCGACGGGCGACGAAGAGCTGGAAATCATGCGGCGCATGGCGCGGACCGACGAGTCCGCCTCCGTGGACGCCGTCGCCAGTCCGGGGCAGATCCTGCAGGCCCGCACGGTGATCAACGACCTCTACATCGACGAACGGGTGGAGCAGTACATCGTCAACCTCGTGCTGGCGTCCCGTGACCCGGGGGCGTACGGCCTCGGGGAGCTGGAGCCCCTGCTGGAGTACGGCGCGTCGCCGCGGGCCAGCATCAACCTGAACCTGGCCGCGCGGGCCCACGCGTTCCTGCGCCACCGGGCCTACGTGACGCCCGAAGATGTGCGGGCGGTGGCGCAGGACGTGATGCAGCACCGGCTCGTGATTACGTACGAGGCGGAGGCCGAGCAGGTCGCGGCCGCGGACCTCGTCGATCGCATCCTGAGCAGCGTGGAAGTGCCCTAG
- a CDS encoding CDP-alcohol phosphatidyltransferase family protein: MSFVPSLPNLGRFWTAANALSLCRLALVVPITVFLWRDGPLGWLLGLVILVILTDWFDGRIARWTHSVSDWGKVIDPVADKFAAIMTVTALTFRPADPHLPLWFFGLVVGRDVAILLGGMAIARRSGQIVMSAWAGKAASLWLALTILSVILRADPPVFRVCLWMATGLFVFSFLLYVVRYLQATRNAEGATPDSVPQGP; the protein is encoded by the coding sequence ATGTCGTTCGTCCCGTCCCTCCCCAATCTGGGCCGCTTCTGGACCGCCGCCAACGCGTTGAGCCTGTGCCGGCTGGCGTTGGTGGTGCCCATTACGGTCTTTTTGTGGCGGGACGGGCCCCTGGGCTGGCTGCTCGGGCTCGTCATCCTGGTGATCCTCACTGACTGGTTTGACGGGCGCATCGCGCGGTGGACCCACTCCGTATCGGACTGGGGGAAGGTGATCGATCCGGTGGCCGACAAGTTTGCGGCCATCATGACCGTGACGGCCCTCACGTTTCGCCCGGCGGATCCCCACCTGCCGCTCTGGTTCTTCGGCCTCGTGGTGGGGCGGGACGTTGCCATCCTGCTCGGCGGGATGGCGATCGCGCGGCGCTCGGGGCAGATCGTGATGAGCGCCTGGGCGGGGAAGGCCGCCTCGCTCTGGCTGGCCCTGACGATCCTGAGCGTGATCCTGAGGGCCGATCCGCCGGTCTTCCGCGTCTGCCTCTGGATGGCAACCGGCCTGTTTGTGTTTTCCTTTCTCCTGTACGTGGTCCGCTACCTGCAGGCCACACGGAACGCCGAGGGGGCGACGCCCGATTCTGTTCCCCAAGGCCCCTAA
- the hprK gene encoding HPr(Ser) kinase/phosphatase, giving the protein MDRPETFQKESISVAFMVRQLRETVGVEVTPVNDAVDAAERSVTESTLHRPGLALAGYVDLFTHQRVQILGNTETRYLHQLDAADRRNAFGHLAQFDVPCIVLTDENELDASLVDRATDAGIPVYRTPLPTVQFMSSLRNFLADQFALQRAVHGSLVDVYGIGLLLIGKPGIGKSEVALDLVERGHRLVADDVVIATQRDESILMGAGTDLVQHFMEVRGLGLVDIRSMFGIRAIRFQKRIEIVVNMELWDEDKEYTRINMVKDTHDVLGIDLPMVRVPITPGKNITVICEVIAMNYLLRHYGHDPAEVFTERLRTRIQQDGPPAPRRGIEYFEQDYE; this is encoded by the coding sequence ATGGACCGCCCCGAGACCTTTCAGAAAGAGTCGATCTCCGTGGCCTTCATGGTCCGCCAGCTGCGCGAGACCGTGGGCGTGGAGGTGACGCCGGTCAACGACGCGGTGGACGCAGCCGAGCGGTCGGTGACCGAGAGCACGCTCCATCGCCCCGGCCTCGCCCTCGCGGGATACGTCGACCTGTTCACCCACCAGCGCGTCCAGATTCTCGGCAACACCGAGACGCGGTACCTGCACCAGCTCGACGCCGCCGACCGGCGGAACGCGTTCGGGCACCTGGCGCAGTTCGACGTGCCCTGCATCGTGCTCACGGACGAGAATGAACTCGACGCGTCGCTCGTGGACAGGGCGACAGACGCTGGGATTCCGGTGTACCGCACGCCGCTGCCCACGGTGCAGTTCATGTCCTCGCTCCGCAACTTCTTGGCCGACCAGTTTGCGCTCCAGCGGGCTGTCCACGGCTCCCTCGTCGACGTCTACGGCATCGGGCTTCTGCTGATTGGCAAGCCCGGCATCGGAAAGAGCGAGGTGGCCCTGGACCTGGTGGAGCGGGGCCACCGGCTCGTGGCGGACGACGTGGTCATCGCCACCCAACGGGACGAGTCGATCCTGATGGGGGCGGGGACCGACCTGGTGCAGCACTTCATGGAGGTGCGGGGGCTCGGCCTCGTCGACATTCGCTCCATGTTTGGCATCCGGGCGATCCGCTTCCAGAAGCGCATCGAGATTGTCGTCAACATGGAGCTCTGGGACGAAGACAAGGAGTACACCCGAATTAACATGGTAAAAGATACCCACGACGTGTTGGGAATTGACCTGCCGATGGTGCGGGTGCCCATCACCCCCGGCAAGAACATTACGGTGATCTGCGAGGTGATCGCCATGAACTACCTGCTTCGCCACTACGGGCACGACCCGGCGGAGGTCTTCACCGAGCGGCTCCGAACCCGCATTCAGCAGGACGGCCCGCCCGCGCCGCGGCGCGGCATTGAGTACTTCGAACAGGACTACGAATAG
- a CDS encoding fasciclin domain-containing protein has protein sequence MLCAAAALVLAGCDQSSQKASPENVNRYIITQNSSASGDAATGSFSDANTVNVPDTVDYYMQGYTVNKDYTWTVNGSSDFPVAASSDQTYEWQSRGGEFITVVYGPGDPIATTSGMSASTNSIKVNASNDNINAETIDVSAAVTDNLSGQIGRFGAFSTLTSLAASSGIADVLSQEGPSFTLFAPSEAAFAALENVPTQATDGDEDATTSVRADILKYHAIQGDSLTASDLPANGVETLLGSETVSVTAEMVSQANIPATNGVIHKLDGAPLLPPTASVDFTDRTVADTTVTQDAPDDSLTVDGSYFPEEGGYILLYDDSGSVVGESKYISGPGVSNEVKVGLEENFSSGTGPITLVAIPHRENSGNESFDGDSSDPPYQLDGSDVMDEAVIDVESTD, from the coding sequence TTGCTCTGTGCAGCTGCCGCACTGGTGCTTGCGGGCTGCGATCAAAGCTCGCAGAAGGCGAGCCCGGAGAATGTAAATCGATACATCATCACTCAGAACAGCTCGGCCTCCGGGGACGCGGCCACCGGGTCCTTCTCCGACGCAAATACGGTGAACGTGCCCGACACGGTGGACTACTACATGCAGGGATACACCGTTAACAAGGACTATACCTGGACCGTGAATGGATCGTCGGATTTCCCTGTTGCGGCGAGTTCCGATCAGACCTACGAGTGGCAGAGCCGTGGTGGCGAATTCATCACGGTCGTGTACGGGCCGGGTGACCCGATCGCGACCACATCGGGCATGAGCGCGAGTACGAACTCGATCAAGGTGAACGCGAGCAACGATAACATCAACGCCGAGACGATTGATGTTTCGGCAGCGGTGACCGATAACCTCAGCGGCCAAATCGGTCGCTTCGGGGCCTTCTCAACCCTTACGAGTCTGGCCGCGTCCTCCGGAATTGCGGACGTACTCAGTCAGGAGGGGCCCTCCTTCACATTGTTCGCGCCCTCTGAGGCAGCGTTTGCGGCGCTCGAAAACGTGCCGACACAAGCTACAGACGGCGATGAGGATGCTACTACGAGTGTCCGTGCCGATATTCTGAAGTACCACGCCATTCAGGGCGATAGCCTTACCGCGAGCGACCTGCCGGCAAACGGTGTGGAAACGCTGCTCGGCAGTGAGACCGTTTCTGTGACCGCCGAGATGGTTTCGCAGGCCAACATTCCGGCCACGAATGGTGTGATTCACAAGCTGGACGGTGCGCCTCTTCTTCCGCCCACCGCATCGGTGGACTTCACGGATCGGACGGTGGCGGATACGACCGTCACACAAGACGCACCGGATGACAGCCTCACGGTTGACGGATCCTACTTTCCTGAGGAAGGCGGTTACATTCTCCTTTATGACGACTCAGGTTCTGTTGTAGGTGAATCAAAGTACATCTCAGGACCGGGGGTCAGTAACGAAGTAAAGGTCGGCTTGGAAGAAAACTTTAGCAGTGGGACGGGGCCGATCACTCTGGTTGCAATACCGCACAGAGAAAACAGCGGGAATGAGAGTTTTGATGGTGACAGTTCTGATCCTCCCTACCAGCTTGACGGCAGTGATGTGATGGACGAGGCCGTGATTGACGTGGAGTCCACCGACTGA
- a CDS encoding SusD/RagB family nutrient-binding outer membrane lipoprotein: MRRHVTLTLLVASGLSLLLALGGCDSLTSYNENPNQATSANPNNLLANAQRYMSGEVYAGTNMMRRSNVWAQYTTQNFYPSESRYSPVDYPWEGFYTRLTDLKTAKQIAKERPGTVQNQGNFQAVATIMQTWAFQILTDAYGDIPFNEALQQRGNQSPAYTAQADIYPALVDSLNTALGKINTGAAGPSGDLVNGGNMEMWQKFANGLKMRIALRGYELDANWGDLGGPGEIISNAVDPNVNGEPLTSNADNVYFQFGTSAVHRNSYYENREVDFRDDFDGSARFIGFMETNYGAADPRLDAYFEQTSNSGRPCADGSGEYEGFPFALKQGDAQATYSGNPPCAFSRPEAWFPNGPSGEGDSFSPMMYYDEVLLTKAWAANEGLISGTPEDLVGDAIEASVNFYGNQTDADISGSSSATQNYISQVQNDFDSDPEQVIGEQRYISFYMHNIQGWSTWRRFDFEGVLGAPEGGVAGGFDSYAPLRVPYPSSEANLNGENYTEAANKCSGNFQGSGSSEGGAQNEDEDCRVAWDVDGPPSANAYSAD, encoded by the coding sequence ATGAGACGCCACGTTACACTCACACTACTCGTTGCCAGCGGGCTTTCGCTCCTCCTGGCCCTGGGGGGCTGTGATAGCCTCACGAGCTACAATGAAAATCCCAACCAGGCCACGTCGGCAAACCCCAATAACCTCCTCGCCAACGCCCAGCGCTACATGTCGGGCGAGGTGTACGCCGGGACCAACATGATGCGCCGCTCCAACGTGTGGGCGCAGTACACCACCCAAAACTTTTACCCGTCGGAGAGTCGATACTCCCCGGTAGACTACCCGTGGGAAGGCTTTTACACCCGGCTGACTGACCTCAAGACGGCCAAGCAGATTGCGAAGGAGCGGCCGGGTACGGTCCAGAATCAGGGCAATTTCCAGGCGGTTGCTACAATCATGCAGACGTGGGCCTTTCAAATCCTGACCGACGCGTACGGGGATATCCCCTTTAACGAGGCCCTCCAGCAGCGCGGGAATCAGTCCCCCGCCTACACGGCCCAGGCGGACATTTACCCGGCCCTCGTGGACAGTCTGAACACGGCGCTGGGCAAGATCAACACAGGAGCCGCCGGCCCGTCCGGCGATCTGGTGAACGGGGGCAACATGGAAATGTGGCAGAAATTCGCCAACGGGCTGAAGATGCGGATTGCCCTGCGCGGCTATGAGCTTGACGCGAACTGGGGAGATCTGGGAGGGCCGGGCGAAATTATCTCGAACGCCGTGGACCCGAACGTGAATGGGGAGCCACTGACGAGCAACGCCGACAATGTGTACTTCCAGTTCGGCACGAGTGCCGTCCACCGAAACAGCTACTACGAGAACCGAGAGGTTGACTTCCGAGACGACTTTGACGGGTCGGCACGTTTCATTGGCTTCATGGAGACGAATTACGGTGCGGCCGATCCCCGCCTGGACGCGTACTTTGAACAGACGTCGAACTCCGGACGTCCCTGTGCGGACGGAAGCGGTGAGTACGAAGGGTTTCCCTTTGCTCTCAAGCAGGGAGATGCGCAGGCAACGTACAGCGGAAATCCACCCTGTGCGTTCTCCCGGCCGGAGGCCTGGTTCCCAAACGGGCCCAGCGGCGAGGGTGACTCATTCAGCCCGATGATGTACTACGATGAGGTCCTCCTGACCAAAGCGTGGGCTGCCAACGAAGGCCTGATTTCTGGCACTCCGGAAGACCTTGTTGGGGACGCGATCGAGGCGTCTGTCAATTTCTACGGGAATCAGACCGACGCCGACATCTCGGGCTCGAGCAGCGCGACACAGAACTACATCTCACAGGTGCAGAATGACTTCGACTCGGATCCCGAACAAGTGATCGGGGAGCAGCGCTACATCTCCTTCTACATGCACAACATCCAGGGCTGGTCGACCTGGCGGCGGTTTGACTTCGAGGGCGTGCTCGGCGCCCCCGAAGGCGGTGTGGCCGGCGGGTTCGACTCGTACGCGCCGCTCCGCGTGCCATACCCGTCGTCGGAGGCCAACCTGAACGGAGAAAACTACACCGAAGCCGCCAATAAGTGTAGTGGGAACTTTCAGGGGTCGGGCAGTTCCGAAGGAGGCGCGCAGAACGAGGATGAAGACTGCCGGGTCGCCTGGGACGTGGACGGTCCCCCGTCGGCCAACGCGTACAGTGCCGATTAG
- the ftsY gene encoding signal recognition particle-docking protein FtsY yields the protein MGFLDTFTNWNDDDEQEKLEEGLDKTRDSFFGKLDRMVRGKDTVDAEVLDELEEILITSDVGVDTTLDIIDHVEARVAQDQYVSAQELNGLIRDEIARLMLEGSEERPADFDAPLPNQPHVIMVVGVNGVGKTTTIGKMAHKYRQAGKSVLMGAGDTFRAAAIEQLEIWADRAGVPLIKQKHGADPAAVAYDTIEAAEARDADVAIVDTAGRLHTKGGLMDELAKMKRVMGRKIPDAPHEVLLVLDASTGQNALRQAEEFIDSVDVTGLALTKLDGTAKGGVVIGVSHQFQVPVKYIGVGEAVEDLQVFDRKGFVQGLFKGVES from the coding sequence ATGGGCTTTCTCGACACGTTTACGAACTGGAACGACGACGATGAGCAGGAGAAGCTCGAAGAGGGGCTCGACAAGACCCGCGACAGCTTCTTCGGCAAGCTCGACCGCATGGTGCGGGGCAAGGACACGGTCGACGCCGAGGTCCTCGACGAGCTCGAAGAGATCCTGATCACCAGCGACGTGGGCGTGGACACCACGCTCGACATCATCGACCACGTGGAGGCCCGCGTGGCGCAGGACCAGTACGTGTCGGCCCAGGAGCTGAACGGGCTGATCCGGGACGAAATTGCGAGGCTGATGCTGGAGGGCTCCGAGGAGCGCCCGGCCGACTTCGACGCGCCGCTTCCCAATCAGCCCCACGTCATCATGGTGGTGGGCGTGAATGGGGTCGGCAAGACGACCACCATCGGCAAGATGGCCCACAAGTACCGCCAGGCGGGCAAGAGCGTGCTGATGGGGGCGGGCGACACCTTCCGGGCCGCCGCCATCGAGCAGCTTGAGATCTGGGCCGACCGGGCGGGCGTGCCCCTCATCAAGCAAAAACACGGCGCGGACCCGGCGGCGGTGGCCTACGACACCATCGAGGCCGCCGAGGCGCGGGACGCGGACGTGGCGATCGTCGACACGGCGGGGCGGCTCCACACGAAGGGCGGCCTCATGGACGAGCTTGCCAAGATGAAGCGGGTGATGGGGCGCAAGATCCCGGATGCGCCCCACGAGGTGCTGCTCGTGCTCGACGCCTCGACCGGGCAAAACGCCCTCCGACAGGCCGAGGAGTTCATCGACAGCGTGGACGTGACCGGCCTGGCGCTGACCAAGCTCGACGGGACGGCGAAGGGGGGCGTCGTGATCGGGGTCTCGCACCAGTTCCAGGTGCCGGTCAAGTACATCGGGGTGGGGGAAGCGGTGGAGGACCTGCAGGTCTTCGACCGCAAGGGCTTCGTGCAGGGACTGTTTAAAGGGGTTGAGAGTTAG